One region of Marivirga arenosa genomic DNA includes:
- a CDS encoding endonuclease codes for MKKILLLTILSILSTIVIAQPDGYYDGTEGLSGNELKIKLHQILRGHEVKTYSEFRDVILRDLDEDPNTPDNIILFYKNASIPKANFASNNEPDFWNREHTWPSSHGFSTQDTAYTDVHNLRPSDATVNSSKSNKDFNDVENIPENAEGEAPDTYTTNDFWDPRDEIKGDVARILFYMATRYESESLDLELVDRISFSNEPALGVLFTLIKWHEQDPVDAEERARHEGAFGYQGNRNPFIDHPEWVNAIWGGSTSPNLILNTLNFNADFGNAELGSSLEQQYEINAYNLTSDVSVQVEAPFYLSTDGENYTDSIGFSSNNSSEQTFTVFLRFEPNQEEQEVNIEVIHSTDGDSEELSVSGKEGAIEITTIAEAREFTLGEVVTVQGVVIDAGNNSSNNRVIYDGTAGLVVRSFDTDNESENLQQGDSVSVTGGLSEFNNLLQISESPITITILKQGVSLPEPKVISLANVGEEYESQLITVKNVEFVETGIFLGGGASGNFTITDGVNELIFRIGSGNHPIVGEDIPTGLYDVTGFVGQFGNDYQISPRTIDDLQPVEDSTGQTLANIDFKTIDGLIYPNPAKDQIFIKTEKLQFASTISATIYSSNGSKLQELNNINASRNTISIDHLKGGMYFIILSIDDRYFIQKLIKE; via the coding sequence ATGAAAAAAATACTACTCCTAACAATTTTATCCATTTTGAGCACAATTGTGATAGCACAGCCTGATGGCTATTATGATGGAACAGAGGGATTAAGTGGTAATGAGTTAAAAATAAAGCTGCATCAAATACTTCGGGGGCATGAGGTGAAAACTTATAGTGAGTTTAGAGATGTAATACTCAGAGATCTTGATGAAGACCCTAATACCCCAGATAACATTATACTCTTTTACAAGAATGCCTCCATCCCGAAAGCCAACTTTGCCTCAAACAATGAACCTGATTTTTGGAACAGAGAGCATACTTGGCCTTCTTCTCATGGTTTTAGCACTCAAGATACCGCTTACACAGATGTACACAACCTGAGGCCATCAGATGCAACGGTTAACAGCTCAAAAAGCAATAAGGACTTTAATGATGTAGAAAATATTCCAGAAAATGCAGAAGGCGAAGCTCCTGATACATATACCACTAACGACTTTTGGGATCCTAGAGATGAAATTAAGGGAGATGTAGCAAGGATTCTTTTCTACATGGCTACTCGATATGAAAGTGAATCTCTTGACCTTGAATTAGTTGATAGAATTAGTTTTTCGAATGAACCTGCCCTTGGCGTTTTATTCACCTTAATTAAATGGCATGAGCAAGACCCAGTGGATGCTGAAGAAAGAGCACGACATGAAGGCGCATTTGGATATCAAGGCAATCGTAATCCCTTCATTGATCATCCGGAATGGGTAAATGCAATCTGGGGAGGATCCACTAGCCCAAATTTAATCTTAAATACACTTAATTTTAATGCTGATTTTGGTAATGCTGAACTAGGCTCTTCATTAGAACAGCAATATGAAATTAATGCATATAATTTAACTTCTGATGTTTCTGTGCAAGTGGAAGCCCCTTTTTACCTTTCTACTGATGGAGAGAATTATACAGATAGCATTGGTTTTTCTTCAAACAACAGTAGCGAGCAAACTTTCACCGTATTCCTTCGATTTGAACCTAATCAAGAAGAGCAAGAAGTTAATATAGAAGTAATACATAGCACCGATGGCGATTCGGAAGAGCTTTCAGTTTCAGGAAAAGAAGGGGCTATAGAAATAACGACCATTGCTGAAGCACGAGAATTTACGCTGGGCGAAGTGGTTACTGTTCAAGGAGTAGTAATTGATGCAGGTAACAATAGCAGCAACAATAGAGTGATTTATGACGGTACTGCAGGACTTGTAGTGAGAAGTTTTGATACGGATAATGAATCTGAAAATCTTCAACAGGGCGATAGTGTATCTGTGACTGGTGGTTTAAGTGAGTTTAATAACCTTTTACAAATTTCCGAATCACCAATTACCATCACAATATTAAAACAAGGTGTAAGCCTCCCTGAACCAAAAGTTATTAGTCTTGCAAATGTAGGTGAAGAATATGAATCGCAGTTGATCACTGTTAAAAATGTTGAATTTGTAGAGACTGGAATCTTTCTTGGAGGCGGTGCTAGCGGTAATTTTACAATTACAGACGGTGTCAATGAATTGATTTTTAGAATTGGTTCTGGTAATCACCCAATAGTTGGAGAAGATATTCCTACTGGATTGTATGATGTAACAGGCTTTGTAGGTCAGTTTGGTAATGACTATCAAATCTCACCAAGAACCATCGATGATTTACAACCAGTCGAAGATTCTACAGGCCAAACATTAGCTAATATTGATTTTAAAACAATAGATGGATTGATATATCCAAATCCCGCTAAAGATCAAATCTTTATTAAAACAGAAAAATTACAATTTGCAAGCACTATTAGCGCAACGATATACTCATCGAATGGTAGCAAACTGCAAGAATTAAATAATATTAATGCAAGTAGAAATACTATTTCTATCGACCATCTCAAAGGGGGTATGTACTTCATTATCTTATCTATAGATGATCGATACTTTATTCAAAAACTTATAAAAGAATAA
- a CDS encoding fasciclin domain-containing protein: MKNILKYASFVFAGMLIFSTSCIDENYDDSSDVGITDDPLLLTVINEENASGELSSFISLADENGLVGALTSNKTQEQRTVFAPTNNAFAILASQLGYDSVEDLLADDAVNLVEILETHIALANLSLNQIETGSFRSIATLSGINVPVARDGGLVINANPDLEILRSNSEGNGTVHVISRVLLPIRFNIDFSADFGGDFDACSAVLADWRVENVVLAGGSGWGCTSFGFDGQGIQANGFSGGPQEVDSWIISPVQESNDVVLNTLKFKYASRFDGPSPEIWVIAEDDYEADGAFDASAWTQLEFNFPPPASENNVFSDQAVGIPSEFHNDAYRFAFRYISGAGATRVTIDNVEVGEE, encoded by the coding sequence ATGAAAAATATATTAAAATATGCATCATTCGTGTTCGCAGGAATGTTGATTTTTTCAACTTCTTGTATAGACGAAAATTATGATGATTCATCAGATGTTGGGATTACAGACGATCCACTTCTTTTAACAGTAATAAACGAAGAAAATGCCTCTGGCGAATTGAGTTCATTCATAAGCTTAGCTGATGAAAATGGCTTGGTTGGTGCTCTAACGAGCAACAAAACGCAAGAGCAAAGAACTGTTTTTGCACCTACAAACAATGCTTTTGCAATATTGGCTTCCCAATTAGGTTATGATAGCGTGGAGGATTTATTAGCTGATGATGCTGTTAACTTAGTAGAAATACTAGAAACGCATATTGCTTTAGCTAATCTAAGCCTAAATCAGATCGAGACTGGATCTTTCAGATCTATCGCTACTTTATCTGGTATTAACGTTCCAGTAGCACGTGATGGTGGTTTGGTAATAAATGCTAATCCAGATTTAGAAATATTAAGGTCAAATAGCGAAGGTAATGGAACTGTTCATGTCATTTCCAGAGTATTACTTCCTATCCGATTCAATATTGATTTTTCGGCTGACTTTGGTGGCGACTTCGATGCATGTAGTGCAGTATTAGCTGACTGGAGAGTAGAGAATGTAGTATTAGCAGGTGGTTCTGGTTGGGGTTGTACTTCTTTTGGTTTTGATGGCCAAGGTATCCAAGCAAACGGATTCTCTGGTGGTCCACAAGAAGTAGATTCTTGGATTATTTCACCAGTACAAGAGTCAAATGATGTGGTACTTAATACATTGAAATTTAAGTATGCAAGTAGATTTGACGGACCAAGTCCTGAAATATGGGTTATAGCTGAAGATGATTATGAAGCTGACGGTGCATTTGACGCTAGTGCTTGGACTCAATTAGAATTTAACTTTCCACCACCAGCAAGCGAAAATAACGTATTTTCTGACCAGGCAGTAGGAATTCCTTCTGAATTCCATAATGATGCTTATCGATTTGCTTTCAGATATATCTCTGGTGCAGGTGCAACCAGAGTAACGATCGATAATGTTGAAGTAGGGGAAGAATAA
- a CDS encoding TonB-dependent receptor — translation MKKILQSLCVVTLLLALAVGSAFAQGVTTSAITGVIKDDKGEELPGATVQAIHTPSGTTYGAVSNVSGRFRMLNMRVGGPYTLKVSFIGFQEYELQNIDLDLGQTLNLNIAMTTSVEELSEILVEAQRGQVIDGDRTGASTNLSNERIASMPTINRSINDFTRLNPQSNGTSFGGADNRYNNYTIDGNLYNNNFGLGSSQFAGGNPISIDAIEEVQVNIAPYDVTQSGFTGASVNAVTKSGTNSIQATAYTLFRNQNTQGTTLNGGQDVPFSESSTQIHGVTLGLPIIKDKLFFFGSFEFEDNAIPGDTRRAARPEQGLLPDLELGIARMTADQAEFVQEQMQEIYGYETGAYENYPFEDVATRLNFRLDYNLNQSNKIMVRYNNFQQRRDVGINGNSIRGLPASERFRNTSRFGNEALTFRNGNYGSEEDVQSIVGEWTSNIGNNMANKLNIGYTSAISQRFIPGDQNFPMSEILEYDGSTPLYFASLGTELFTRGNLLDNKTFNITNNFNYFMGDHTFTAGVNFEYMTFDNAFNPTWDSWYRWNSYDDFVAAVIDRDPSVRPAGFAIGFTYDAENPNVLPTDRTQFGQVGIYVQDEYQATNDLKVTAGLRVELPFYPIDAPRNPRVEALGISVENPRNPGEFIEPRVDNFPSINPVFSPRLGFNWDAFGDKTLQVRGGTGIFTGRPIFVHLSNQINGNGVTRGFIGLLEDDWGQDGNPTWEGFQADINYYRPDPSVQEPTVSSSLSITDPNFQLPQTWRSNLAADYVYNGFVFTVEGIFSKDYNTPFSANLSSVPTGESVNIGGNAYPTYDQVALGGEINELYYLTNIDDRTYAALTLGVQKDWGKGIFTSFNYTRSQSRDFGLGGGSQAASLWPADVQQGRNNPEEGFSRNDQPNRVVGLIAFNTKGLNESNNTSFNLYYSAGEQGRYSYTYSGNITGEGGGSSLMYIPESLEDAQLIDRIAGGSIVQTAEQQWNILNNYIENDPYLSENRGTVSERNGAVLPWLHRLDLSVVQTINLTKDPSEHRLEFRADILNVLNMMNDSWGVSRQTVQRNLMNFEGTDANGNAQFTINTIQGESTYPTDVTIPNFDLGQTWSAQFGVKYIF, via the coding sequence ATGAAGAAAATTTTACAGAGTTTATGTGTAGTGACATTGCTGCTTGCTTTAGCAGTAGGTTCAGCCTTTGCACAAGGGGTAACTACATCAGCAATAACTGGTGTGATTAAAGATGACAAAGGAGAGGAATTACCTGGCGCTACTGTCCAAGCAATACACACTCCTTCAGGTACTACCTATGGAGCCGTGTCAAATGTCAGTGGTAGATTTAGAATGCTAAACATGAGAGTGGGTGGACCATACACACTTAAAGTTTCATTTATTGGCTTTCAAGAATATGAGCTTCAGAATATCGATCTTGACTTAGGTCAAACATTGAACCTCAATATTGCTATGACAACTAGTGTTGAAGAATTAAGTGAAATACTTGTTGAAGCACAAAGAGGTCAAGTAATTGATGGTGATAGAACAGGAGCTTCTACCAACTTATCAAATGAAAGAATCGCTTCAATGCCGACCATTAACCGTAGTATAAATGACTTCACAAGATTGAATCCTCAATCAAATGGAACTAGTTTTGGTGGTGCTGATAACCGATACAACAATTACACCATTGATGGTAACTTATACAACAACAACTTTGGCTTGGGAAGTTCTCAGTTTGCGGGTGGAAATCCTATTTCAATTGACGCAATTGAAGAAGTACAGGTAAACATCGCTCCTTATGATGTAACTCAAAGTGGTTTTACAGGAGCAAGTGTTAATGCGGTTACTAAGTCAGGTACTAACTCTATACAAGCAACGGCTTATACACTTTTCAGAAATCAGAATACTCAAGGAACTACTTTAAATGGTGGTCAGGACGTACCTTTTTCTGAATCAAGTACACAAATTCACGGTGTAACTTTAGGTTTACCGATCATTAAAGATAAATTGTTCTTTTTTGGTTCATTTGAATTTGAGGATAATGCTATCCCTGGTGATACTAGAAGAGCGGCAAGACCTGAGCAAGGATTATTGCCTGACTTAGAATTAGGTATTGCAAGAATGACGGCTGATCAAGCTGAATTCGTGCAAGAGCAAATGCAAGAAATTTATGGATATGAAACAGGTGCTTACGAAAACTATCCATTTGAAGATGTAGCTACAAGGTTGAACTTTCGATTAGATTACAACTTGAACCAGAGCAACAAAATCATGGTGCGTTACAACAATTTCCAACAAAGAAGAGATGTTGGAATCAACGGAAACAGTATTCGTGGACTTCCTGCTAGTGAAAGATTTAGAAATACAAGTAGATTTGGTAATGAAGCGCTTACCTTCAGAAACGGTAATTACGGAAGTGAAGAAGACGTTCAATCTATTGTTGGAGAGTGGACTTCAAACATTGGTAACAATATGGCCAATAAATTGAATATTGGATATACCAGCGCCATATCCCAAAGATTTATTCCTGGAGATCAAAATTTCCCAATGTCTGAAATATTAGAATATGACGGTTCTACTCCATTATATTTCGCTTCCTTAGGAACTGAACTTTTCACTAGAGGTAACTTATTGGATAACAAAACCTTTAACATCACAAATAATTTTAATTATTTCATGGGTGATCATACTTTCACTGCGGGTGTGAACTTCGAATACATGACATTCGATAATGCCTTTAACCCAACTTGGGATTCATGGTACAGATGGAATTCATATGATGATTTCGTAGCTGCAGTAATTGATAGAGACCCAAGCGTTCGTCCAGCAGGTTTTGCAATTGGATTTACGTACGATGCAGAAAATCCAAATGTTTTACCAACAGATAGAACTCAATTTGGACAAGTTGGTATTTATGTGCAGGACGAATATCAAGCAACAAACGACTTAAAAGTAACAGCAGGTTTACGTGTTGAATTGCCTTTCTACCCAATTGATGCTCCTAGAAACCCTAGAGTAGAAGCATTAGGGATTAGTGTAGAAAACCCAAGAAATCCAGGTGAATTTATTGAACCTCGTGTCGATAATTTCCCTTCAATTAACCCTGTTTTCTCTCCTCGTTTAGGTTTTAACTGGGATGCTTTTGGTGACAAAACCTTACAGGTACGTGGTGGAACAGGTATTTTCACAGGTCGCCCAATATTTGTTCACTTATCTAACCAAATTAATGGTAATGGTGTAACAAGAGGTTTCATTGGTCTATTGGAAGATGATTGGGGACAAGATGGAAACCCAACATGGGAAGGTTTCCAAGCGGATATTAACTATTACAGACCAGATCCATCAGTACAAGAACCTACTGTTTCTAGCTCGTTATCAATAACTGACCCTAACTTTCAACTTCCTCAAACTTGGAGAAGCAACTTAGCGGCAGATTATGTTTATAATGGATTTGTATTCACTGTTGAAGGTATCTTCTCTAAAGATTACAACACTCCATTCAGTGCTAACCTTTCAAGTGTTCCTACTGGTGAGTCAGTAAATATTGGCGGTAATGCATATCCAACTTACGATCAAGTAGCACTAGGTGGCGAAATCAATGAGTTATATTATTTAACTAATATTGACGACAGGACTTATGCTGCTTTAACTCTAGGAGTTCAAAAGGATTGGGGTAAAGGTATTTTTACCAGCTTTAATTATACAAGAAGTCAAAGTAGAGACTTTGGACTTGGTGGCGGTTCTCAAGCAGCTTCCTTATGGCCAGCTGACGTTCAGCAAGGAAGAAACAATCCGGAAGAAGGATTTTCAAGAAATGATCAACCAAATAGAGTAGTAGGTTTAATTGCCTTCAACACAAAAGGTCTAAATGAATCTAACAACACTTCATTCAACTTATACTATTCAGCTGGTGAACAAGGAAGATACTCTTATACTTACAGTGGTAACATTACTGGTGAAGGTGGTGGATCTTCATTAATGTATATCCCAGAAAGTTTAGAAGATGCACAGCTTATCGACAGAATAGCTGGTGGATCAATTGTGCAAACTGCTGAGCAGCAATGGAACATTTTGAATAACTATATTGAGAATGATCCATATTTAAGCGAAAATAGAGGTACGGTTTCGGAAAGAAATGGTGCAGTTTTACCATGGTTACACAGACTTGACTTATCAGTTGTTCAAACAATCAACTTAACTAAGGATCCATCTGAGCATAGATTAGAATTCAGAGCTGATATTTTAAATGTATTGAACATGATGAATGACTCATGGGGTGTAAGCAGACAAACTGTACAAAGAAACTTAATGAACTTTGAAGGTACTGATGCTAATGGAAATGCTCAATTTACCATCAATACTATTCAAGGAGAGTCAACTTATCCAACGGATGTAACCATTCCAAACTTTGATCTTGGTCAAACTTGGAGTGCACAGTTTGGTGTTAAATACATCTTTTAA
- a CDS encoding M14 metallopeptidase family protein, producing MRKIYLLFILVFSSSLTVAQKDLSYFLPDSLEYDSSIPTPESVIGHQVGEWHVTHDKLVYYMKALAAASNRITIIESGKTYEDRPQLLLTITHPENHKNIDQIKRDHKNLTNPELSNGLDVNEMPSVVMMGFSIHGNEPSGSNASMLTAYYLAAAQGSDIEDKLKNVVVLLDPSFNPDGLNRFATWANIHKSENLVTDPNDREFNEVWPGGRTNHYWFDMNRDWLPTQLVESRNRIAQFHAWKPNILTDHHEMGTNSTFFFQPGIPERTHPITPQKNQDLTAQIGEYHADFLDRIGSLYYSKESFDDFYYGKGSTFPDVQGAVGILFEQASSRGHAQESVNGVLEFPFTIKNQFTASLSTFQAAYEMRTELLTFQKDFYKNSKQMASQASEKAWVVSDLDQSKLFRFAEMLDRQEIEVYKLVKNTAGFDSDNSFIIPTNQNQSRLIKAIFDVRTSFKDSLFYDVSAFNMGMAFNLDYKSLDNKGFNSSLLGERFTADQKPISNIIGGKSEYAYLMEWHDFYAPKALYKIHKAGLRTKVSTEEIVLSNGETLAIGTILIPVKQQNQSAIQIYQIIEEAITETGVKVHALNSGNTSGVNLGSPSFEPLTKTSIAMVIGEGISPYDAGEIWFLMDQHYEMPITKIDVNDFRRADLSRYNVLIMPDGRYGSMGSQMPKIQSWLQTGGTLIAYQSAAKWLSDQKLTKVKFKKNKADTIGYEAYEDLGNNRGAQVIGGAIFEVELDLSHPIGYGLKKEKMPIFRNTTLFMEKSKNQYANPLRYTQSPLLNGYISEENAEKLKGTSAVSVSRVGAGKVISFTDNTNFRAFWYGTNRLFMNAVFFGHTISGSAAE from the coding sequence ATGAGAAAGATTTACCTATTATTTATTTTAGTTTTCAGTTCTAGTCTCACTGTGGCTCAAAAGGATTTATCCTATTTTCTACCCGATAGTTTAGAGTATGATTCTTCAATTCCAACACCCGAAAGTGTGATTGGGCATCAGGTAGGAGAATGGCATGTTACTCATGATAAGTTGGTATATTATATGAAGGCACTGGCTGCAGCTTCTAATAGAATTACCATTATTGAAAGTGGTAAAACTTATGAGGATAGGCCTCAATTGCTTTTAACGATTACACATCCTGAAAATCATAAAAACATTGATCAAATAAAGCGTGATCATAAAAATCTAACTAATCCTGAATTATCCAATGGTTTAGATGTGAATGAAATGCCATCAGTTGTGATGATGGGTTTTTCTATTCATGGCAATGAACCGAGTGGTAGTAATGCTTCTATGCTTACGGCTTATTATTTGGCTGCTGCCCAAGGTTCTGATATTGAAGATAAGTTAAAAAATGTAGTAGTACTTTTAGATCCATCATTTAATCCAGATGGTTTAAATAGATTTGCTACTTGGGCTAATATACATAAAAGTGAAAATTTGGTTACTGATCCAAATGATAGAGAATTTAACGAAGTTTGGCCTGGAGGCAGAACCAATCATTATTGGTTTGATATGAATAGAGATTGGTTGCCAACCCAATTGGTTGAATCTCGAAATAGAATTGCTCAATTCCATGCATGGAAGCCGAATATTTTAACAGATCACCATGAAATGGGAACCAATAGTACATTCTTTTTCCAGCCAGGAATTCCAGAACGTACTCATCCGATTACACCTCAAAAAAACCAAGATTTAACTGCTCAAATTGGCGAATATCATGCTGATTTTTTGGATAGAATAGGTTCACTTTACTACAGTAAGGAGAGTTTTGATGACTTTTATTATGGGAAAGGATCTACTTTTCCGGATGTACAAGGGGCAGTTGGAATTTTATTTGAGCAAGCGAGCTCTCGAGGTCATGCACAAGAAAGTGTAAATGGAGTTCTTGAATTTCCTTTTACAATAAAAAATCAATTCACGGCATCATTAAGTACATTTCAAGCTGCTTATGAAATGAGAACTGAATTGTTAACATTCCAAAAGGATTTTTATAAAAATTCAAAGCAGATGGCATCGCAGGCAAGTGAAAAAGCATGGGTGGTATCTGATCTAGATCAATCTAAGCTTTTCCGTTTTGCAGAAATGCTTGATAGACAAGAAATTGAAGTTTATAAATTAGTAAAAAATACAGCAGGCTTTGATTCTGATAACAGCTTTATTATTCCTACTAATCAAAATCAAAGCAGATTAATCAAAGCAATTTTTGATGTGAGAACTAGCTTTAAAGACAGCTTATTCTATGATGTTTCTGCTTTTAATATGGGGATGGCCTTTAATCTTGATTATAAAAGTTTAGATAATAAAGGGTTCAATAGTAGCCTTTTAGGGGAAAGGTTCACAGCTGATCAAAAACCAATTTCCAATATAATAGGAGGAAAAAGTGAATATGCTTATTTAATGGAATGGCATGATTTCTATGCTCCAAAGGCTTTATATAAGATTCATAAAGCTGGATTAAGAACGAAGGTCAGCACTGAAGAAATAGTATTATCTAATGGAGAAACTTTAGCCATCGGTACTATTTTAATTCCTGTTAAGCAGCAGAATCAATCCGCAATCCAGATTTATCAAATCATAGAAGAAGCTATAACAGAAACTGGGGTTAAAGTGCATGCACTTAACAGTGGGAATACAAGTGGAGTTAATTTAGGAAGCCCCTCTTTTGAACCCTTAACAAAAACAAGTATAGCAATGGTTATTGGTGAAGGGATAAGTCCTTATGATGCTGGAGAAATATGGTTTTTAATGGATCAGCATTATGAAATGCCGATTACTAAAATTGATGTTAATGATTTCAGAAGAGCGGATTTAAGCAGATATAATGTTTTAATTATGCCAGATGGTAGATATGGGAGTATGGGTAGTCAAATGCCAAAGATACAGTCTTGGTTACAAACAGGCGGCACATTAATTGCCTATCAATCTGCAGCAAAATGGCTCTCAGATCAAAAATTAACTAAAGTTAAATTCAAAAAAAATAAGGCTGATACAATTGGATATGAAGCTTATGAGGATTTAGGCAACAACAGAGGAGCTCAAGTGATTGGTGGTGCTATTTTTGAAGTGGAATTAGATTTAAGTCATCCGATTGGTTATGGATTGAAAAAGGAAAAGATGCCTATTTTTAGAAATACAACATTGTTTATGGAGAAATCTAAAAATCAGTATGCTAACCCGCTTAGATACACCCAATCGCCATTGTTGAATGGTTATATTTCTGAAGAAAATGCTGAGAAATTAAAAGGAACTTCAGCTGTAAGCGTAAGTAGAGTAGGAGCTGGAAAGGTGATTTCTTTTACAGATAATACAAACTTTAGAGCTTTTTGGTATGGTACTAACCGATTATTTATGAACGCAGTTTTCTTCGGCCATACCATTAGCGGAAGTGCTGCGGAATAG
- a CDS encoding ABC transporter ATP-binding protein, translating to MIQIHNLKKSYHKQTVLNVPEINIPEGQSFGLVGNNGAGKTTLLRLMLDLIRASEGEIQIDNQSVKDQEDWKNITGSFIDEKFLIHYLTPEEYFQFLAKIRGVSAGDVGIHLKLFEPLFNDEIFGKKKYIRNLSKGNKKKLGIAAALLGDPKLVILDEPFENLDPTSQIRLKKIIQQFQKEKSVTFVISSHDLNHVTEICDRIVILDKGIIVKDMEVTESTLNELTDYFSSSVEN from the coding sequence GTGATACAGATACATAACCTTAAAAAAAGCTACCATAAACAAACGGTTTTAAATGTACCGGAAATAAATATTCCCGAAGGACAATCATTTGGCTTAGTAGGAAATAATGGAGCAGGTAAAACAACACTTTTACGTTTGATGCTCGACCTTATCCGTGCTAGTGAAGGAGAAATTCAAATTGATAATCAATCGGTAAAAGATCAAGAAGACTGGAAAAACATAACAGGGTCATTCATTGATGAGAAATTTTTAATCCACTATTTAACTCCTGAAGAGTATTTCCAATTTTTAGCTAAAATAAGAGGGGTGAGTGCGGGAGATGTTGGCATACATTTAAAACTATTTGAACCCTTATTTAATGATGAAATTTTTGGTAAGAAAAAGTACATCAGAAATCTTTCTAAGGGTAATAAAAAGAAATTAGGGATAGCAGCTGCACTTCTTGGAGATCCTAAATTAGTTATACTTGATGAGCCATTCGAAAATCTAGATCCTACGAGTCAGATTAGATTGAAAAAGATCATTCAACAATTTCAAAAAGAAAAATCAGTCACCTTTGTGATTTCCAGTCATGATCTTAATCATGTTACTGAGATTTGTGATCGTATTGTCATTTTAGACAAGGGAATTATTGTTAAGGATATGGAAGTAACTGAAAGTACATTAAATGAACTTACAGATTATTTCAGCAGCAGTGTTGAAAATTAA
- a CDS encoding DUF5687 family protein: protein MKWILKHQWLNFRRSPAFEKDLGIKIFLILLGLFLLMNLIFVSSNFNELLDGFGIDTEPTILINQFLLYYFISELGLRYLMQNVPALDIEPYLHLPISKNLVSKFLVFRSILSPYNLLAPSIFIGLTVSTVIPSIGLSKGLVWLLFTLSTSLILHFFNILIKKKLENSNLFWTVLLSLIAINYIENNYLNFDLIPLGQWASAITNNPILLIAPILILLFVIYTSYKFFLENLYLEDLFDAKMMSGEKFTGKLRNWESKGLLNTLIGQELKLILRHKRSRSSVMMAGIFLFYPLLIFSMGKETQSEFMAIFVSIFFTGIFIIQYGQFLWSWNTNQMDFFLTQINPYKLWVESRYRLLVYSVIITSILSLPYFYYGYEVMLIMAATALYNVGINSMLIMRMSLWGPKPIELDKSSMMNYQGVGAAQFVVGIPLILGPMIVYAPFSYIWNGQIGVLAIAVTGLIGIVLRKPFFNAIANKLKKDKYKLIHDLTI from the coding sequence ATGAAATGGATTTTAAAGCATCAGTGGCTAAACTTTAGAAGATCTCCTGCTTTCGAAAAAGATTTAGGTATTAAGATCTTCTTGATCCTATTGGGATTATTTCTATTAATGAACCTGATATTTGTGAGCTCAAATTTTAATGAACTGCTTGATGGCTTTGGTATCGATACCGAGCCCACAATATTAATTAATCAATTTTTACTTTATTATTTTATTAGTGAGCTCGGACTTCGTTATCTGATGCAAAATGTACCAGCTCTAGATATAGAGCCCTACCTTCACTTACCTATTTCGAAAAATCTAGTTTCAAAATTTCTTGTTTTCAGATCGATTTTAAGTCCGTATAATCTCCTGGCTCCCTCGATTTTTATTGGTTTGACAGTCAGCACAGTAATTCCTTCTATCGGACTTTCCAAAGGCTTAGTTTGGCTACTTTTCACCTTATCTACCTCTTTAATCCTTCATTTTTTCAATATATTAATTAAAAAGAAATTAGAGAACTCTAATCTATTTTGGACTGTATTACTTTCACTTATTGCCATTAATTACATTGAAAATAATTATCTAAACTTTGATTTAATCCCTTTGGGGCAGTGGGCATCTGCAATAACCAACAATCCCATTTTATTGATCGCCCCAATTCTAATACTACTATTCGTAATTTATACAAGCTATAAATTCTTCTTAGAAAATCTTTATTTGGAAGATTTATTCGATGCCAAAATGATGTCTGGTGAAAAATTTACTGGAAAATTAAGAAATTGGGAAAGCAAAGGTTTGCTTAACACTTTGATAGGTCAGGAACTTAAATTAATCCTTCGTCATAAAAGGAGTAGATCAAGTGTGATGATGGCTGGTATTTTTTTATTCTACCCACTTCTCATTTTCAGTATGGGAAAAGAAACGCAATCAGAATTCATGGCGATTTTTGTTAGCATTTTCTTTACAGGAATATTCATTATTCAGTACGGGCAGTTCTTATGGAGCTGGAATACTAACCAGATGGACTTTTTCCTGACTCAGATCAATCCATATAAGCTGTGGGTGGAGTCCCGATACAGATTGCTAGTTTACTCTGTAATTATTACTAGTATCTTATCACTACCCTATTTTTATTATGGATATGAAGTTATGCTGATAATGGCTGCTACTGCACTGTATAATGTAGGAATAAATAGTATGCTGATCATGCGTATGAGCTTATGGGGTCCAAAGCCTATAGAATTAGATAAGAGCTCTATGATGAATTATCAAGGAGTAGGGGCCGCGCAATTTGTAGTGGGAATTCCTCTTATTTTAGGACCAATGATAGTTTACGCCCCATTTTCATATATCTGGAATGGTCAGATAGGTGTTTTAGCTATTGCCGTTACAGGACTCATTGGCATTGTGTTGAGAAAACCATTTTTTAATGCGATAGCTAATAAATTAAAGAAAGATAAATATAAACTCATCCACGATTTAACTATATAG